From the genome of Candidatus Hadarchaeales archaeon, one region includes:
- a CDS encoding CDP-glycerol glycerophosphotransferase family protein, with product MRTIFMTIPDWFSARNIIQTDAFRILKSQEDLRIVVFSPFAGGRSCLEDLPGVKGENVIFEDQARYLPNFVERLFRKMQELIVFNINYVENVWFKEKYLMRENLLLYSSFEVLKRILGKRRFLLRYLDSLDWLLASPKHSRYLELFRKYKPDLVFSTNILRHTDWKLVQTARRAGVPVISMVANWDHLTKGILPPSDFVIAWSEFNRKELMSYYGYHPNQIAIVGIPHQDYFVRVNPEEAKRKIRTELGLKEEKLILYTTARSIYYEPEIVEILCEAVRKGEINFPVHVHVRVHPEDNYARYRHIEEKYGDFVTFEGGGKTLVPRVYSVKAQTEMDTRGKMWLPDEGDMIHYAELLYSCDVAVNIASSVTLDSVAVDKPTVNIAFDGYRERPFIESTRRYFYTTHYKVVAKSGGVKIARNPKELVDFINMYLENPELDREGRRKIVEESGGPIDGKCGERIAKAVLEFLKKTSG from the coding sequence ATGCGGACAATCTTCATGACGATTCCGGATTGGTTTTCGGCCAGAAATATCATCCAAACCGACGCCTTCAGGATATTAAAATCTCAGGAGGACCTGCGGATAGTGGTATTTTCCCCTTTTGCTGGCGGAAGATCTTGTCTGGAAGATTTGCCGGGCGTGAAAGGGGAGAATGTGATTTTTGAGGATCAGGCCAGATATCTACCAAATTTCGTGGAAAGGCTGTTCAGGAAGATGCAGGAACTGATCGTTTTCAACATAAATTACGTAGAAAACGTTTGGTTTAAGGAAAAATATCTGATGAGGGAAAATCTTCTGCTCTACTCGTCTTTTGAGGTTCTCAAAAGAATTCTTGGAAAGAGAAGGTTTCTTCTGAGGTATCTTGACTCTTTAGATTGGCTATTGGCAAGTCCGAAGCACTCGAGATATCTGGAACTCTTCAGGAAATACAAACCGGACCTTGTTTTTTCAACAAACATACTGAGGCATACAGATTGGAAGCTCGTGCAAACAGCCCGCAGAGCAGGGGTTCCAGTAATCTCAATGGTTGCGAATTGGGATCATCTCACAAAGGGGATTCTTCCGCCCTCAGATTTCGTCATCGCTTGGAGCGAGTTCAACAGGAAGGAGTTAATGTCTTACTATGGGTATCATCCGAATCAGATCGCGATTGTCGGAATCCCGCATCAGGATTATTTTGTAAGAGTAAACCCCGAGGAGGCTAAAAGGAAGATAAGAACGGAGCTCGGACTCAAAGAGGAAAAACTTATCCTTTACACAACTGCTCGGAGCATATATTACGAGCCTGAAATAGTGGAGATTTTATGCGAGGCGGTTAGAAAGGGCGAAATCAATTTCCCGGTTCACGTTCACGTCCGCGTTCATCCGGAGGACAACTACGCCAGATATAGGCACATAGAGGAGAAGTATGGCGATTTTGTGACCTTTGAGGGCGGAGGTAAGACCTTGGTTCCAAGAGTCTATTCCGTGAAGGCTCAGACCGAAATGGATACGAGGGGTAAAATGTGGCTACCTGATGAAGGAGATATGATTCACTATGCTGAGCTTCTCTACTCGTGCGATGTTGCTGTCAATATTGCTTCGTCCGTTACCTTGGACTCTGTTGCCGTGGACAAGCCAACAGTCAATATAGCCTTTGACGGATATCGGGAAAGGCCATTCATAGAGTCGACGAGGAGATACTTTTACACCACGCACTACAAAGTAGTTGCGAAGTCTGGTGGGGTTAAAATCGCGAGGAATCCGAAAGAGCTTGTCGATTTCATAAACATGTATCTGGAGAATCCGGAGCTAGACAGGGAAGGGAGAAGGAAAATTGTCGAGGAAAGCGGGGGACCGATTGATGGGAAATGTGGAGAGAGAATCGCAAAGGCTGTTTTAGAATTCCTAAAGAAGACGAGTGGATAA
- a CDS encoding PIG-L deacetylase family protein — translation MKNKILAIVAHPDDEILGCGGTLAKFAKQGWEVYVLSLSRGVTSRYESEEKSSKKKISELEIQAREANKIIGTKRLFMLDFPDNMFDTIPLLKIVKSIEKIKNMIRPSFVFTHFREDLNIDHRITYEATITAMRPLPNETVKEILSFEIMSSTEWRYPTRFSPNVFVDISDTIDLKLHAMEAYKEELRTPPHPRSLETIKFNAAVWGSKVGLKFAEAFELIRKVC, via the coding sequence TTGAAGAACAAAATTCTGGCTATAGTAGCGCACCCTGATGATGAAATTTTAGGATGTGGTGGAACTCTAGCCAAGTTTGCAAAACAGGGATGGGAAGTATATGTGCTGAGTCTTAGTCGCGGCGTAACTTCGCGATACGAAAGTGAAGAAAAAAGTAGCAAAAAAAAGATTAGTGAGTTAGAAATTCAGGCTCGAGAGGCAAATAAGATAATTGGCACAAAGCGACTTTTCATGCTCGATTTTCCAGACAATATGTTTGATACAATACCCCTACTTAAAATTGTAAAATCAATTGAAAAAATTAAAAACATGATACGTCCTAGTTTTGTTTTTACTCACTTCAGAGAGGATCTCAATATTGATCATAGAATAACATATGAGGCAACTATTACTGCAATGAGGCCTTTACCTAATGAAACCGTGAAAGAGATACTTTCCTTCGAAATAATGTCTTCAACGGAATGGCGGTACCCCACTCGTTTTTCACCAAATGTATTTGTCGATATATCGGATACGATTGATCTAAAGCTTCATGCCATGGAGGCCTACAAAGAGGAGTTGAGAACACCTCCTCACCCCCGCTCTCTCGAAACTATAAAATTTAATGCGGCAGTTTGGGGAAGTAAAGTTGGTCTAAAATTTGCCGAAGCCTTTGAATTAATACGGAAAGTATGCTAA
- the pseH gene encoding UDP-4-amino-4,6-dideoxy-N-acetyl-beta-L-altrosamine N-acetyltransferase, translating to MKQKHGNLANLRLKKFKIDDIELINFVNLNKDEKNIVLKMRNHDTVRKWMYNNRIISPHEHYRFIWSLKKDSKNFYFLVRRQNKFMGVVYLTRVDFMNRNGYLGLYANPFFSEKKIGTILGNILLKLAFDIAGLHTLKLEVIEDNERAIHLYKKLGFVEEGRLREFVFRDGKWKDVIIMGMTEEEYRRKRHESGVENRR from the coding sequence ATGAAGCAGAAACACGGAAACTTGGCAAATTTACGTCTGAAAAAATTCAAAATTGATGATATAGAGCTGATTAATTTCGTGAATTTAAACAAAGACGAGAAGAACATCGTTTTGAAGATGAGAAATCATGATACAGTGAGGAAGTGGATGTATAATAATAGGATCATCTCGCCGCACGAACATTACCGTTTTATTTGGTCTCTCAAAAAAGATTCAAAAAACTTCTATTTTTTGGTCAGGAGGCAAAACAAATTTATGGGGGTAGTGTATCTAACCAGAGTGGATTTCATGAACAGAAACGGATATTTGGGTCTGTATGCGAATCCTTTTTTTTCTGAGAAAAAAATTGGAACAATTTTGGGAAATATTCTTCTAAAACTTGCTTTCGACATTGCGGGACTTCACACTCTGAAGCTGGAGGTCATAGAGGACAACGAGAGGGCGATACATCTATATAAAAAATTGGGTTTTGTCGAAGAAGGAAGGTTGAGAGAATTTGTCTTCAGAGATGGAAAGTGGAAAGACGTAATTATTATGGGAATGACCGAAGAGGAATATCGGAGAAAGCGTCATGAAAGTGGAGTTGAAAATAGGAGATAG
- the pseI gene encoding pseudaminic acid synthase has protein sequence MKVELKIGDRIIGEGHPVFIVAELSANHLQKLDLAKETIKAMKKAGADAVKLQTYTPDTLTINSKKDYFKIKQGTPWDGHYLYDLYKQAYMPWEWHEELFDLARKLNLICFSTPYERTAVDFLKKFDVPAYKIASFEVTDIPFIEYVASQGKPVMISTGIATLSDIEEALTACRRVGNDQVILLKCVSEYPTPLENVNLLTISDMRKRFGVLVGLSDHTRGISVPVASVALGAVLIEKHFILDRTIGGPDSAFSLEPREFSEMVKAVREVEKALGKPTYELTEKQKKSRQLARSLFVVRDVKKGEMFTEENVRSIRPNYGLPPKYLKEILGRRAKFDIEAGTPLTWEMIE, from the coding sequence ATGAAAGTGGAGTTGAAAATAGGAGATAGAATAATCGGCGAGGGGCATCCAGTATTCATAGTCGCCGAGCTTTCCGCAAATCATCTTCAAAAGTTGGACTTGGCGAAAGAAACGATAAAAGCCATGAAAAAGGCGGGCGCGGACGCGGTAAAGCTCCAGACTTACACTCCCGATACGCTTACGATAAACTCAAAAAAGGATTATTTTAAAATCAAACAGGGGACGCCTTGGGACGGCCACTATCTCTACGATCTCTACAAACAGGCTTACATGCCTTGGGAATGGCACGAGGAGTTATTTGATCTCGCCAGAAAACTAAATCTCATATGCTTTTCCACACCATACGAGAGAACCGCCGTCGATTTTTTGAAAAAGTTTGATGTTCCAGCCTACAAAATCGCTTCTTTTGAGGTAACCGATATCCCCTTCATCGAATATGTCGCCAGCCAAGGAAAACCGGTGATGATCTCAACGGGAATCGCTACCCTCTCCGATATCGAGGAAGCTCTCACCGCCTGCAGGAGGGTCGGTAATGATCAGGTCATCCTCCTAAAGTGTGTCTCAGAATATCCAACACCTTTGGAAAATGTCAATTTATTGACGATCTCCGACATGAGGAAAAGGTTCGGAGTTCTTGTAGGTCTTTCAGACCACACTCGCGGAATCTCTGTTCCAGTCGCCAGCGTGGCTCTGGGTGCGGTTTTGATAGAAAAGCACTTCATACTGGATAGAACGATCGGCGGACCTGACAGCGCTTTTTCGCTGGAGCCAAGAGAATTCTCGGAGATGGTGAAGGCAGTCAGAGAGGTTGAGAAGGCTCTCGGCAAACCGACCTATGAACTTACGGAAAAACAAAAGAAGAGCCGGCAGTTAGCAAGGTCGCTTTTCGTCGTTAGGGATGTAAAGAAAGGAGAGATGTTTACCGAGGAGAACGTCAGATCGATAAGACCAAACTACGGCCTACCACCGAAGTATCTCAAAGAAATCCTCGGCAGAAGGGCAAAGTTTGACATAGAAGCAGGCACACCCCTGACTTGGGAAATGATAGAGTAA
- a CDS encoding aminotransferase class III-fold pyridoxal phosphate-dependent enzyme, with the protein MRKPSKGIKLWKKAKKLIPGGTQLLSKRAEMFLPEQWPSYFRRAKGVEVWDLDGNRYIDTYMGIGACILGYSDDDVNEAVKKVINEGSMCTLNSPEEVELAELLLKLHPWAEMVRYTRTGGEAMAVAVRIARAYTRKDKIAFCGYHGWHDWYLAANLADERSLDGHLLPGLKPLGVPRVLKGTALPFHYNKIEELEKIIQENDDIGVIVMEPRREQEPKNGFLQKVRKIADEIGAVLIFDEISSGWRMNVGGIHMLYGVYPDIAVFGKAMSNGFPMGAVIGRGEVMDVAQESFISSTYWTERIGPAAAIATIRKLKRCRVPAHVRKIGEKVMKGWKEMADENGLKLEVVGMPALATYKLGYGEINQEIYTLFTQEMLERGFLASKSFYVSYSHTEECIEKYLGNVDEVFEILAKAIADEKVQSMLKGPVAHAGFKRLT; encoded by the coding sequence GTGAGAAAGCCCAGCAAAGGTATAAAACTCTGGAAAAAAGCCAAAAAGCTCATTCCGGGAGGAACACAGCTCCTCTCGAAAAGGGCAGAGATGTTTCTACCCGAGCAGTGGCCATCGTACTTTCGACGAGCAAAAGGGGTTGAGGTGTGGGATCTAGATGGAAACAGATACATCGATACATATATGGGGATTGGCGCCTGCATTCTCGGTTACTCGGATGACGATGTGAACGAAGCCGTGAAGAAAGTGATAAACGAGGGCTCGATGTGTACCTTGAACTCTCCGGAAGAGGTCGAGCTCGCCGAACTTCTTTTAAAACTCCATCCTTGGGCTGAGATGGTCAGATATACAAGAACTGGTGGGGAAGCAATGGCGGTTGCTGTCAGAATTGCCAGAGCATATACCCGAAAAGACAAAATCGCTTTCTGCGGATATCACGGCTGGCATGACTGGTATCTAGCGGCAAATTTAGCGGATGAGCGAAGTCTTGATGGACACCTCCTTCCTGGCTTAAAGCCGCTTGGGGTTCCCAGAGTTCTAAAAGGCACAGCATTGCCTTTCCATTACAACAAGATAGAGGAATTAGAAAAAATCATCCAGGAAAACGACGATATTGGAGTTATTGTGATGGAACCGAGAAGGGAACAAGAACCGAAAAACGGCTTCCTTCAGAAAGTGAGGAAAATCGCCGACGAAATCGGAGCGGTCCTGATTTTTGATGAAATATCTTCGGGGTGGAGAATGAATGTCGGTGGAATTCACATGCTTTATGGGGTCTATCCTGACATTGCCGTTTTCGGGAAGGCTATGAGTAACGGCTTCCCAATGGGTGCTGTTATCGGGCGAGGAGAAGTGATGGATGTGGCGCAGGAGAGCTTTATAAGCAGCACTTACTGGACGGAAAGGATAGGACCGGCGGCGGCTATCGCGACCATCAGAAAGCTGAAGAGGTGTAGAGTACCTGCGCACGTGAGAAAAATCGGTGAGAAGGTTATGAAAGGATGGAAAGAGATGGCAGATGAAAACGGTCTAAAACTTGAGGTTGTCGGAATGCCGGCTCTGGCCACTTACAAGCTGGGCTATGGAGAGATAAACCAGGAGATATACACTCTCTTCACGCAGGAAATGCTCGAGAGAGGATTTTTAGCATCCAAGAGCTTTTATGTCTCCTATAGCCACACAGAAGAATGCATCGAGAAGTATCTCGGAAATGTCGACGAAGTTTTCGAAATTCTTGCTAAAGCCATCGCGGATGAGAAAGTTCAAAGCATGCTGAAAGGACCAGTCGCCCATGCTGGATTCAAGAGGCTAACCTGA
- a CDS encoding glycosyltransferase family protein: MRKTVAIIQARVGSTRLPGKVLKEICGKPMLWYVIERVKRAKLINEIVVATTTNAEDDEIVKIAEQCRVKTFRGSEDDVLDRYYRAAKEFKADVVVRITADCPLIDPEIVDKTVEFFLKGDFDYVSNTVRPTFPDGLDVEVFSFDALKKAWENATKLSEREHVTPYIRKHPEKFKIGSFEAEHDLSHLRWTVDREEDLRFVREVYERIGKEIFHMQDVLELLKEHPELAEINRGIKRNEGYEKSLREDREIVKK; this comes from the coding sequence ATGAGAAAAACTGTAGCTATCATACAAGCGAGAGTGGGATCTACCCGTCTTCCGGGCAAAGTTCTGAAAGAGATCTGTGGAAAACCCATGTTATGGTATGTGATAGAGCGGGTGAAAAGAGCTAAGCTCATAAATGAAATCGTTGTAGCCACTACAACAAATGCTGAAGATGATGAAATCGTAAAAATTGCAGAGCAGTGCAGGGTCAAGACCTTCCGGGGTAGCGAAGATGATGTTTTAGACAGATATTATCGGGCGGCCAAAGAATTTAAAGCGGACGTTGTTGTTCGGATTACCGCTGATTGTCCTCTTATTGACCCAGAAATCGTCGATAAAACGGTGGAATTTTTCTTGAAAGGTGATTTTGATTATGTGAGCAATACTGTCAGGCCAACTTTTCCGGATGGACTCGATGTGGAGGTGTTCTCGTTTGATGCTTTGAAAAAGGCGTGGGAGAATGCCACCAAACTTTCGGAGAGAGAGCACGTCACACCATACATACGAAAACATCCCGAAAAATTTAAGATAGGAAGTTTTGAGGCTGAGCATGATCTCTCTCATTTGCGTTGGACCGTCGACAGAGAAGAGGATCTGAGATTTGTGAGAGAGGTTTACGAAAGAATTGGAAAAGAAATCTTTCACATGCAGGATGTTTTGGAGTTGCTGAAGGAGCATCCTGAACTTGCCGAAATAAACCGCGGCATAAAAAGGAATGAAGGATACGAAAAATCGTTAAGAGAAGACAGAGAGATTGTAAAAAAGTGA
- a CDS encoding Gfo/Idh/MocA family oxidoreductase, with the protein MKDLKILVVGCGSIGERHIKNLLSLGIKKLSAYDSDAKRLKYVGEKYGVEIEKNLESALAKKPDGALICTPPVNHVPLARQALHAGANVFIEKPLSHSMDGVDEIIEEAEKKGLIISVGYNFRFHPGMRLVKKIIESGEIGKVMFGRAQAEQYLPDWRPWQDYRKSYTARKEMGGGIILDGSHEIDYMRWLLGNVNEVFCFAGKLSPLEINVEDTASILMKHEKNKLSNVHIDFVRRDYSRMCEIVGEEGTVVWSFPAGSVRVFLAKNKKWRNVYRGCDWNRMYVEEMRHFIKCLEGKDRPEVNGEEGKMTLEIALAAKLSAKTGRVVRV; encoded by the coding sequence ATGAAGGACCTTAAAATTTTGGTTGTAGGATGTGGGTCTATAGGAGAACGTCACATTAAAAATCTGCTTTCGTTGGGGATCAAAAAACTTTCGGCATACGACAGCGATGCGAAGAGGCTCAAATATGTTGGAGAAAAATATGGAGTAGAAATCGAGAAGAATTTGGAATCGGCGTTAGCGAAAAAACCTGATGGGGCTCTCATCTGTACGCCTCCGGTTAATCATGTCCCTCTTGCCAGGCAGGCCTTGCATGCGGGTGCAAATGTGTTCATCGAAAAACCCCTCTCCCACTCGATGGATGGTGTAGACGAAATTATCGAAGAAGCAGAGAAAAAGGGTTTGATCATTTCGGTGGGATACAATTTCAGATTTCATCCCGGTATGCGACTCGTGAAAAAAATTATCGAAAGTGGAGAGATCGGAAAAGTGATGTTCGGTAGAGCACAGGCTGAGCAATATCTTCCTGACTGGAGACCTTGGCAGGATTATCGGAAAAGCTACACAGCTAGGAAGGAGATGGGTGGCGGAATAATTTTGGACGGATCACATGAGATAGACTATATGAGATGGCTTTTGGGAAATGTCAATGAGGTCTTTTGTTTCGCTGGAAAGTTGAGCCCGCTTGAAATCAATGTCGAGGATACGGCGAGCATTCTCATGAAGCATGAAAAAAACAAACTTTCAAACGTTCATATCGATTTCGTGAGGAGGGATTATTCTAGAATGTGCGAGATCGTAGGAGAGGAAGGAACTGTTGTCTGGAGTTTCCCCGCTGGAAGTGTAAGAGTTTTTCTGGCAAAAAACAAAAAATGGCGAAATGTGTATCGGGGATGTGACTGGAATAGAATGTATGTAGAGGAAATGAGACATTTCATAAAATGTTTGGAGGGAAAAGACAGACCGGAAGTAAATGGCGAGGAGGGAAAAATGACCTTGGAAATAGCGCTTGCTGCGAAACTATCCGCGAAAACCGGAAGAGTGGTGAGGGTCTAA
- the pseC gene encoding UDP-4-amino-4,6-dideoxy-N-acetyl-beta-L-altrosamine transaminase, whose translation MKFLPYGLHWIDEKDIEEVVKVLRSDWIVMGSKVKEFENAVCDYVGSKHGIAVNSGTAALDIAVNSLEIESGEVITTPFTFVATAHSILYAGLKPVFADIEKDTFNINPEEVEKKINEKTRAIIYVDFAGHPCEIDELKRIAEENDLWLIEDAAHALGAEYKGKKVGSFADITIFSFHPVKHITTGEGGMCVTDDDELAEKMRILRNQGVETAALERFGPKGKWTYDVKMLGRNYRMTDFQAALGLSQLKKLEYFLKRREEIVKIYMEELADVPFVELPISRPHVRHAWHIFTVLVCKGINRDEFILHLRERGIGAAVHYIPVYKFSYYREKFGFRPEDFPVAEDISERIVTLPLFPKMTDEDVMRTISVVKEIGREISR comes from the coding sequence ATGAAGTTCCTTCCATACGGACTTCACTGGATAGATGAGAAAGATATCGAAGAAGTTGTGAAGGTTCTGCGAAGTGATTGGATCGTAATGGGCAGTAAAGTTAAAGAATTTGAAAATGCTGTATGCGATTACGTCGGGAGCAAACACGGGATTGCGGTCAACTCCGGGACTGCCGCGTTGGATATCGCTGTCAATTCTTTGGAGATAGAGAGCGGAGAAGTGATAACAACACCATTTACGTTTGTGGCTACAGCGCACTCTATCCTGTATGCTGGGCTCAAGCCTGTCTTCGCCGACATAGAAAAAGATACCTTTAATATAAACCCCGAAGAGGTCGAGAAAAAAATAAACGAAAAAACAAGGGCGATAATTTACGTTGACTTTGCCGGGCATCCCTGTGAAATCGATGAGCTGAAAAGGATTGCTGAGGAGAATGACTTATGGCTGATTGAAGATGCAGCCCACGCGCTTGGTGCCGAGTATAAAGGAAAAAAGGTTGGAAGTTTCGCAGACATCACAATATTCAGTTTCCATCCTGTGAAGCATATCACAACAGGAGAGGGCGGGATGTGCGTTACTGATGATGATGAGCTCGCTGAAAAAATGCGAATCCTTAGAAATCAGGGTGTTGAAACCGCCGCGCTTGAGAGGTTTGGACCTAAGGGGAAATGGACATACGATGTGAAGATGCTGGGCAGAAATTACAGAATGACAGATTTTCAGGCTGCGCTCGGTCTTTCCCAACTGAAAAAGCTAGAATATTTCCTCAAAAGAAGAGAAGAGATCGTCAAAATCTACATGGAGGAACTGGCTGACGTTCCTTTCGTAGAACTTCCGATTTCTCGACCTCACGTTCGGCATGCTTGGCATATTTTCACCGTGCTTGTCTGTAAAGGGATCAACAGAGATGAATTCATTCTTCATCTTAGGGAGAGGGGAATCGGTGCGGCGGTGCACTACATTCCCGTCTACAAATTTTCCTATTATAGGGAAAAATTCGGTTTCAGACCAGAAGATTTTCCAGTGGCTGAAGACATTAGCGAAAGAATAGTCACCTTGCCCTTATTTCCCAAAATGACGGATGAGGATGTCATGAGAACAATATCTGTGGTCAAAGAAATCGGGAGGGAGATTTCCCGATGA
- a CDS encoding SDR family NAD(P)-dependent oxidoreductase — protein MKVLVTGGAGFIGRWVVKRLLSSDYNVIAYDNLSSGSLANINEFLKNKCFKFVKGDVLDVRKMKKVFEDVDICVHLAAQINVQKSIEDPEETFRVNVIGTHNVLEECRRRDAKLVLVGTCLVYDTSLGKPISENHPVKPASPYASSKLAGEELALSYFRAYGLPVVVTRPFNTYGPFQRSDSEGGVVSIFIKRKLEKKPLLVFGDGEQTRDLLYVEDCADFIVRAMESRRAVGEIINAGTGRDVSINELALMICGNNKMIKHVKHPHPQAEIRKLVCDFSKARKLLGWKPAISLEEGIKKTEQWLAGA, from the coding sequence TTGAAGGTTCTGGTCACCGGGGGCGCAGGATTTATCGGTAGATGGGTTGTGAAGAGGCTTCTTTCCTCTGACTATAATGTCATCGCTTACGACAACTTGAGTAGCGGCAGCTTAGCGAACATAAACGAATTCTTGAAAAACAAATGTTTCAAATTTGTCAAGGGAGATGTTCTAGATGTCAGAAAAATGAAGAAAGTTTTTGAAGATGTTGATATCTGCGTTCACCTTGCTGCCCAAATAAATGTTCAGAAATCGATAGAAGATCCGGAGGAAACATTTCGGGTGAATGTTATCGGAACTCATAATGTTTTGGAGGAATGCAGAAGACGTGATGCGAAACTCGTGCTCGTTGGAACTTGTTTAGTCTATGATACCAGTCTGGGAAAACCGATAAGTGAGAACCACCCGGTAAAGCCGGCCTCCCCTTACGCCAGTTCTAAGCTTGCAGGAGAGGAACTTGCGCTCTCCTACTTCCGGGCATACGGATTGCCTGTTGTCGTAACGAGACCATTTAACACCTACGGGCCTTTCCAGCGAAGCGACAGCGAGGGTGGGGTAGTTAGCATTTTCATCAAGAGAAAGTTGGAGAAGAAACCTCTCCTAGTTTTCGGGGATGGCGAACAGACGCGCGATCTTCTTTATGTCGAGGACTGTGCAGACTTCATCGTAAGGGCTATGGAGAGCAGAAGGGCTGTGGGTGAGATCATCAATGCGGGAACTGGAAGAGATGTGAGCATAAACGAACTCGCACTTATGATCTGTGGAAATAATAAAATGATAAAGCATGTGAAGCATCCACATCCACAGGCTGAAATAAGAAAACTCGTATGTGATTTTTCGAAAGCAAGAAAACTTCTAGGATGGAAACCTGCAATAAGTTTGGAGGAGGGAATAAAGAAAACCGAGCAATGGCTGGCGGGAGCATGA
- a CDS encoding SDR family NAD(P)-dependent oxidoreductase, protein MSFIEGKKILVTGGAGSIGSLLVQELLEHKPKVVRVLDSDETRLFELKLKIGEREDIRFLLGDVRDKDRLRYAVEDIDLVFHAAALKHVEECEYNPFEAVKTNVLGTQNVIDVAIQEEVEKVIFTSSDKAVNPTNVMGATKLLCERLITAANYYKGARRSVFSSVRFGNVVGSSGSVIPVFLEQIKKGGPVTITDPAMTRFVMSSKRAIELLIRATEMAKGGEIFIFKMPVVNISDLATTMIEKFAEKYGHDPQKIKTKIIGRKPGEKLYEELMTEGEAERALETEDMFIVLPEIKEIRANFEYPKAKKAEVKPYRSCDTKPMTKKEIEKMLEELLPEA, encoded by the coding sequence ATGAGCTTCATTGAAGGAAAGAAAATCCTCGTGACTGGAGGAGCAGGATCGATAGGAAGCCTGCTTGTTCAAGAGTTGCTTGAACACAAACCGAAAGTAGTGAGAGTTCTGGACTCGGATGAAACACGTTTGTTTGAGCTGAAATTGAAAATCGGGGAGAGAGAGGACATAAGATTCCTTCTCGGAGATGTCCGGGATAAAGACAGATTGAGATATGCAGTAGAAGATATAGATTTGGTTTTTCATGCGGCCGCTTTGAAGCACGTGGAGGAGTGCGAGTACAATCCCTTCGAGGCGGTGAAAACCAATGTTTTGGGTACGCAGAACGTGATTGATGTAGCGATTCAAGAAGAAGTCGAGAAAGTGATCTTCACGAGTAGCGATAAAGCCGTCAATCCAACTAATGTTATGGGGGCGACAAAGCTTCTATGTGAAAGGCTTATCACAGCAGCCAATTATTACAAAGGGGCTAGGAGAAGCGTTTTTTCAAGTGTTAGATTCGGAAACGTCGTTGGTTCGAGCGGCTCAGTCATCCCGGTTTTCCTAGAGCAGATAAAAAAAGGCGGTCCTGTGACCATCACGGATCCGGCAATGACAAGATTCGTGATGTCTAGCAAAAGGGCAATTGAGCTTCTCATAAGAGCCACAGAAATGGCGAAAGGCGGGGAAATCTTCATTTTCAAGATGCCAGTTGTAAACATCTCTGACTTAGCTACGACTATGATCGAAAAGTTTGCTGAGAAGTATGGACATGATCCCCAAAAGATAAAAACCAAGATAATTGGGAGGAAGCCCGGAGAAAAGCTCTATGAGGAGTTGATGACGGAAGGGGAAGCCGAGAGAGCCCTAGAAACCGAGGATATGTTCATCGTCCTTCCGGAGATAAAAGAGATACGAGCAAATTTTGAGTATCCAAAAGCTAAGAAGGCGGAGGTTAAACCCTACAGATCCTGTGATACCAAACCGATGACCAAAAAAGAGATCGAAAAGATGCTTGAGGAGCTTCTTCCGGAGGCTTAA
- a CDS encoding CDP-glycerol glycerophosphotransferase family protein, which translates to MSKKENLYDLLASCNILITDASVVGSEAAAIGKPVIIVNLTGKPYPIRYYPKLLIDEGVAVEVRRKGELLPTIERLLNKKSQNELMKNREKFVRKYFYRIDGKSSERVAELVEKMVKK; encoded by the coding sequence ATGAGCAAAAAAGAGAATCTTTACGATTTGTTGGCTTCATGCAATATTTTAATAACCGATGCATCTGTTGTTGGAAGCGAAGCCGCCGCAATAGGAAAACCCGTGATCATCGTCAATTTGACTGGAAAGCCTTATCCGATCAGGTATTACCCGAAGCTATTGATAGATGAGGGGGTAGCCGTGGAGGTGAGAAGAAAAGGCGAGCTACTTCCAACAATCGAAAGACTTCTAAACAAGAAAAGTCAAAATGAATTGATGAAAAACCGTGAAAAATTCGTGAGGAAATATTTTTACCGAATAGACGGGAAGTCATCTGAGAGAGTCGCAGAATTGGTAGAAAAGATGGTGAAGAAATAA